In a genomic window of Salvelinus fontinalis isolate EN_2023a chromosome 7, ASM2944872v1, whole genome shotgun sequence:
- the LOC129859687 gene encoding ATP-binding cassette sub-family C member 4-like isoform X2, which translates to MSTGLMRSKTAVLTDSRIRTMNEVVSGIRIIKMYAWEKPFSALVNEVRRKEISKIMSSSYLRGLNMASFFAASKIIVFITFAVYVLLGNTISASRVFVAVSLYGAIKLTVTLFFPLAIEKVFETIISIRRIKHFLLLDEIVRPNMRFTLEEKKEISVEIKDLICYWDKCLDAPSLQNLSLTVKSEQLVVVIGPVGAGKSSLLSAILGELPHNKGVLRVKGQLTYASQQPWVFPGTIRSNILFGKELHPQKYEKVLRACALKRDMELLPDGDLTLIGDRGATLSGGQKARVNLARAVYQDADIYLLDDPLSAVDAEVGRHLFEQCICGILKNKPRILVTHQLQYLQAADQILVLKEGHVVARGTYSELQHSGVDFTSLLKRDEEEEPQANNNHSVVKHAFSQNSISSRNSLVSHTSSMHSVKDGAEQLPEEPVQTVAEESRSEGNIGASLYFKYLNAGASILVMLGTVLLSLIAEVAYVLQDWWLAYWAGEQEKLNINSTVIVHNGLNITQELDLSFYMGIYAGLTLASVIFGFARSLVMFNVLVKAAQSLHNRMFNSILRTPVRFFDVNPIGRILNRFSKDIGQLDSMLPNTFVDFSQLILQNIGVVAVAAAVMPWILIPVVPLLIVFLFLRRYFLQTSRDVKRLESTTRSPVFSHLSSSLQGLWTIRAFRAEERFQNTFDAHQDLHTESWFLFLVTSRWFALRLDGICAAFVTVTAFGCLFLRDGLEAGAVGLVLSYAVTLLGNFQWTIRQSAEMENMMTSVERVVEYTELESEAPWETQKHPPPEWPSQGLITFDRVSFSYSSDGPVVLKDMKAMFRPKEKVGIMGRTGAGKSSLVSALFRLAEPEGRIYIDGVLTSEIGLHDLRQKMSIIPQDPVLFTGTMRKNLDPFNQHTDEDLWNALQEVQLKSVVEELPNKMETVLAESGSNFSVGQRQLVCLARAVLRKNRILIIDEATANVDPRTDELIQKTIRDKFRECTVLTIAHRLNTIIDSDRILVLGAGMIQEFDEPYVLLQNQESALYRTVQQMGKAEAAALLESAKQAYMNNGNSHGPKMAMAFFETVV; encoded by the exons GAAAGAAATCTCCAAGATCATGTCGAGCTCCTACCTCCGAGGCCTCAACATGGCCTCCTTCTTTGCGGCCAGTAAGATCATCGTCTTCATCACCTTCGCCGTCTACGTCCTCCTGGGGAACACCATCTCAGCCAGCCGGGTGTTTGTGGCAGTGTCTCTGTATGGTGCCATCAAGCTCACAGTGACCCTCTTCTTCCCACTGGCCATCGAGAAGGTGTTCGAGACCATCATCAGTATCCGCAGGATCAAG CATTTCCTTCTGTTGGATGAGATTGTGAGACCCAACATGAGATTCACCCTGGAGGAAAAGAAAGAGATCTCTGTTGAGATCAAGGACTTAATTTGCTACTGGGACAAG TGTCTGGATGCCCCGTCTCTCCAGAACCTGTCACTCACAGTGAAATCGGAGCAACTCGTTGTTGTCATTGGACCTGTGGGGGCTggaaag TCCTCTCTGCTCAGCGCTATCCTGGGGGAGCTGCCTCATAACAAGGGGGTGTTGAGGGTCAAAGGTCAGCTGACCTACGCCTCCCAGCAGCCCTGGGTGTTCCCTGGAACCATCCGCAGCAACATCCTGTTTGGCAAAGAGCTCCATCCTCAGAAGTATGAGAAGGTCCTGAGAGCCTGCGCCCTCAAGAGG GACATGGAGCTGCTGCCAGACGGGGACTTGACATTGATAGGGGACAGAGGAGCCACCCTCAGTGGGGGACAGAAAGCTAGAGTGAACCTGGCCCG GGCTGTGTACCAGGATGCTGATATCTACCTGCTGGACGACCCTCTAAGTGCTGTGGATGCTGAGGTTGGGAGACACCTGTTTGAACA GTGTATCTGTGGTATTCTGAAGAACAAGCCCCGCATCCTGGTCACCCACCAGTTGCAGTACCTCCAAGCAGCCGACCAGATCCTCGTCCTCAAGGAG ggtCACGTGGTAGCGAGGGGGACATACTCCGAGCTGCAGCACTCTGGGGTTGACTTCACCTCCCTGCTGAAgagggacgaggaggaggagccaCAAGCCAACAACAATCACTCAGTGGTCAAACACGCCTTTTCCCAGAACTCAATTTCCTCCCGGAATTCATTGGTctcccacacctcctccatgcactctgtTAAAGATGGAGCTGAACAGCTTCCG GAGGAGCCTGTCCAGACAGTAGCAGAGGAGAGCCGATCGGAGGGCAACATCGGCGCCAGCCTATACTTCAAGTACTTAAACGCAGGAGCCAGCATCCTGGTTATGCTGGGCACAGTCCTCCTCAGTCTCATCGCGGAG GTAGCGTATGTTCTTCAGGATTGGTGGCTGGCCTATTG GGCAGGAGAGCAGGAGAAACTCAATATTAACAGCACTGTAATTGTCCACAATGGCCTCAACATCACTCAAGAATTGGACCTCAGTTTCTACATGGGTATTTATGCAG GTTTGACTCTGGCCTCAGTCATCTTTGGCTTTGCCAGGAGTCTGGTGATGTTCAATGTGCTGGTGAAAGCTGCTCAGTCTCTGCACAACCGCATGTTCAACTCTATCCTCCGGACACCTGTACGCTTCTTTGACGTCAACCCAATTG GAAGAATTCTCAACAGGTTCTCTAAGGACATTGGCCAGCTGGATTCCATGTTACCTAATACCTTTGTTGACTTCAGTCAG TTGATCCTGCAGAATATCGGCGTGGTGGCGGTGGCAGCGGCAGTCATGCCCTGGATCCTCATTCCTGTGGTTCCTCTACTCATCGTCTTCCTGTTCCTGAGGCGCTACTTCCTGCAGACGTCACGGGACGTCAAACGCCTGGAGTCCACCA CTCGGAGTCCCGTCTTCTCCCACCTGTCCTCGTCCCTCCAAGGTCTGTGGACGatccgagccttcagagccgagGAGAGATTCCAGAACACCTTTGACGCTCATCAGGATCTGCACACAGAGTCCTGGTTCCTGTTCCTGGTCACCTCTCGCTGGTTCGCTCTCCGACTGGATGGAATCTGCGCGGCCTTTGTCACTGTCACCGCCTTCGGCTGCCTCTTCCTCAGAGATG GGCTGGAGGCGGGAGCTGTGGGTTTGGTGTTGTCCTATGCTGTCACCCTTCTTGGGAACTTCCAATGGACCATTCGACAGAGTGCAGAGATGGAGAACATG ATGACGTCAGTAGAGAGGGTGGTGGAGTACACAGAGCTGGAGAGTGAAGCACCCTGGGAAACCCAGAAACATCCTCCTCCTGAGTGGCCAAGCCAAGGCCTCATCACCTTTGACCGGGTCAGCTTCTCCTACAGCTCAGACGGACCTGTGGTCCTGAAGGACATGAAGGCCATGTTCAGGCCCAAAGAGAAGGTTGGCATCATGGGCAGGACAGGTGCGGGGAAAAGCTCCCTGGTATCGGCGCTCTTCCGCCTGGCAGAGCCAGAGGGCAGGATCTACATCGATGGAGTTTTGACTTCCGAGATTGGCCTTCATGACCTGCGCCAAAAGATGTCCATCATACCTCAG GACCCAGTGCTCTTCACCGGCACCATGAGGAAGAACCTGGACCCTTTCAACCAGCACACAGACGAGGACCTGTGGAACGCTCTCCAAGAG GTCCAGCTGAAGTCTGTTGTGGAGGAGCTGCCCAATAAGATGGAGACGGTTCTGGCCGAGTCGGGCTCCAACTTCAGTGTGGGCCAGAGGCAGCTGGTCTGTTTGGCCCGAGCTGTCCTGAGGAAGAACCGCATCCTCATCATCGACGAGGCTACGGCCAACGTGGACCCCAG AACAGACGAGCTGATCCAGAAGACAATACGAGACAAATTCAGGGAATGCACCGTGCTCACCATCGCCCACCGCCTCAACACCATCATAGACAGTGACCGCATTCTG GTGCTAGGAGCTGGTATGATCCAGGAGTTTGACGAGCCGTACGTCCTGCTTCAGAACCAGGAAAGTGCCCTCTACAGGACAGTCCAGCAGATGGGCAAGGCAGAGGCAGCTGCCCTGCTTGAATCAGCCAAACAG GCGTATATGAACAACGGCAACAGCCATGGTCCAAAAATGGCCATGGCCTTCTTTGAGACGGTTGTGTGA